From Verrucomicrobiota bacterium:
TCGACATACCTGGCACCACCACCGCATCCGGTGAAAAGAAGAAAAACCGGAAAAGTGAGGAAAACTAAGAGACTTTTGATCATGGAAAGACGCGTAGCGGATTGTCGGGTTAGTTGGTTTCGCGAAGACTTAGACGGAAGTCGACCACGTTGGGGTTTGGCGCAGTGGCCGCAATAGAGATGGTTTGTCCTCCTTCGATACTGGAAGGACGCCAAATCGGCTTGGGGCTCGTCACCATCATGCCGTTTTGTTGGATCCACTGGAATTGGTAGGCAAAGGATCTGGGTCTGACCTGGCGATTTCGGAAAGTCACTTGGACCTGCAGGAGATCGCCTGCCGTCGCCTCATTCACTGAGACAAGCGAAAGTCGTTTTTCCAGATTGCTATCGAAGACATCGATCCTCGCATCTACCAGGTTAGGCGTTGCCTGACCCGTCTCCCGTTCGATCGTGTTTGTGGGAGTGCTGCATCCAAGAAG
This genomic window contains:
- a CDS encoding YcfL family protein — protein: MKASLILSISVILLLLLGCSTPTNTIERETGQATPNLVDARIDVFDSNLEKRLSLVSVNEATAGDLLQVQVTFRNRQVRPRSFAYQFQWIQQNGMMVTSPKPIWRPSSIEGGQTISIAATAPNPNVVDFRLSLRETN